The region GACCGCGGACCCTCTGCGGCAAGGACACCTTCGCCATGCAGACGGCTTACTGGAAGCCCTCCGAACACCCTGGCGCTCCCTGGTACCCCGTGCAGTACGCATCCGTCGTCTGCTCCGACTGCGATGCCGTGATCGAGACCTGACCGGCGTTCGGAGCATGCGACTCCAAACAAGGCCATTCCATATCCGTCACATCCCCCGCCCCACCGCGGGCTCCGACGGAACGGCGCGCAGCGGCTACGGCGCCCCGGCCCGCCAGCGGCGGCTCCGAGCGGAGGCTGCCGTCCTCGACAGCCCCCAGCGCCCGCCTTCTCTACCGCTCAACCCCCTTGTTCCACGCACTCCTTGAAATGCTCCAGATCGCTGCGGACAAGCCGTTCGATCGCGTTCACCTGGGCGAATCCCCTCAGCCCGCCGAATGTCTCCCTAATCGTGTCGGGGTCGTACTCGAGCCGTGCCTGGACCCGGGTGCGGTTCTCGTCGATCGGCTGCAGCGAGAAGGAACCCCCCAGTTCGGGGTCGCTGGTGGTGTGCCACTCCATCACGCGTTCCCCCCTGCGATCGGAGATCTCGGCCTCGAACACCCGGGCCCGGCCGCCGGCCTCGACGTCCAGACGCGCTCGACCACCCGCCTCCGTACGGACCTCGCGCACTCCTTCCACGAACCGCGGATAGTTCTCCACCCGGTGGAGGTCGTCCCAAGCCTTGTCGATCGGCACTCCAACGTCGACGTGTTCTTCCAGGATGCTCATGGCCCACCTCCATGTTCGACTCATGACGCATGGGCTCTCTGTGTCCAGTGTGCGCCCGGTGGGGGTGCCAGGCGGTGGCGTCGAGTGTTCCGGTGAACGCGGTCCGCACCACACATCGCTACGACCGCGCTG is a window of Streptomyces sp. NBC_00271 DNA encoding:
- a CDS encoding SRPBCC family protein; this encodes MSILEEHVDVGVPIDKAWDDLHRVENYPRFVEGVREVRTEAGGRARLDVEAGGRARVFEAEISDRRGERVMEWHTTSDPELGGSFSLQPIDENRTRVQARLEYDPDTIRETFGGLRGFAQVNAIERLVRSDLEHFKECVEQGG